Proteins co-encoded in one Longimicrobiaceae bacterium genomic window:
- a CDS encoding HAD family hydrolase — protein MSRPRAVILDVDGTLIDSNDAHARAWVDVGAEFGHPIDFAEVRRLIGMGGDKVLPELTGIEEDSDEGERIAGRRGEIFREKYLPSLKAFPKARELLERFNDEGLTLAVASSASDEDLDALLKQAGLRDLIEEKTSSSDADASKPEPDIVEAAVKSAGIEPHQAVMLGDTPYDVTASKRAGVPCVAVRCGGWGDADLSDAVAIYDDPADLLAHYDESPFSGG, from the coding sequence GTGAGCCGTCCGCGCGCCGTGATCCTGGACGTGGACGGCACCCTCATCGACAGCAACGACGCTCACGCCCGCGCATGGGTGGACGTGGGCGCGGAGTTCGGGCACCCCATCGACTTCGCGGAAGTGCGGCGGCTGATCGGGATGGGCGGCGACAAGGTGCTGCCCGAGCTCACGGGCATCGAGGAGGATTCGGACGAGGGGGAGCGCATCGCCGGGCGGCGGGGGGAGATCTTTCGCGAGAAGTACCTCCCGTCGCTGAAGGCGTTTCCGAAGGCGAGGGAGCTGCTCGAGCGCTTCAACGACGAGGGGCTCACGCTGGCCGTCGCCAGCTCCGCGAGCGATGAGGACCTGGACGCGCTGCTCAAGCAGGCCGGCCTCCGCGACCTGATCGAGGAGAAGACCTCGTCCAGCGATGCGGACGCATCCAAGCCGGAGCCGGACATCGTGGAGGCCGCCGTGAAGTCCGCCGGCATCGAGCCGCACCAAGCGGTGATGCTGGGAGACACGCCGTACGACGTGACGGCGTCGAAGCGCGCGGGCGTGCCATGCGTTGCCGTACGCTGCGGCGGCTGGGGCGACGCCGACCTCTCCGACGCCGTCGCCATCTACGACGACCCGGCGGACCTCCTCGCGCACTACGACGAGTCTCCGTTCAGCGGTGGGTAA